Within the Vairimorpha necatrix chromosome 10, complete sequence genome, the region ttcttcatttttaatttgactCTTTTGACTTTTTAAAGTTGCCAACTCCAACTCTTGATTTCTAATAACATTTATAAGTctcatattttcttctaaaactaaattatatttatcttcTAATTTCACATTATGATCTtcattatgtttttttatattttctaaaatttcttgtctatttttttccCGAACACTTTCttcattatttaatattgtaGACTCTTCGttatttttcttgatttgtttataattctttataaaatatttatataaccATTGTGCAAATTCAATATTGTCTTGTAATTTACATTGGACTAGTTTTTTCAATGAGAAATCTGACGTCTATCTTGTTTTCTGCAAAAAAGCTTTGTGCAACTTTGAGATTTTTGAGATATTCGTAGTTTGATGAGGGATTTTTAACATAATTTAAAGGCACATTAAGATGaataagatttaataatttgcATATTGCTGTGCCTTGACCtatttcttctattttatttatatttattccTAAATCTCTAAGCCATTCAACAAGTTCACGCCTACTTGTTTTCATTGGggcaaaataataaaagaaaacattGTCTATGTGACAGTATTAGATTTGCGCTTTTTTTGTAGAAGAAatcctctttttttaa harbors:
- a CDS encoding protein BIM1 produces the protein MKTSRRELVEWLRDLGININKIEEIGQGTAICKLLNLIHLNVPLNYVKNPSSNYEYLKNLKVAQSFFAENKIDVRFLIEKTKSTILNNEESVREKNRQEILENIKKHNEDHNVKLEDKYNLVLEENMRLINVIRNQELELATLKSQKSQIKNEEIQKLMSDLEKNRDFYFSILVDIEKFLIDNSNIENNVKEEILSLLYRKE